AGCCTCTTCTCACAAGAAGGGCTGTTTTTCTTACTACTTATTCATCATCTGAACGCCAGCGGGTTTGATTTTCCATATTTCGCGCGCATATTCGCTGATTGTGCGGTCGCTTGAAAAATAGCCTGAGCCGGCAATGTTCATTAAGCTCATTTTCAGCCAATGATCACGATCCTCATAAGCCATCCCGGCTTCTTTCTGGATATTGACATACGAAGCAAAATCCCTCAACACAAAGTATTGGTCATTTTCCATCAGCAGTGAGTCAAATATAGGCTCGAACTCATCATCAGCATCCGGGAAAAATCCATTCACCAGCTGGTCGGTGACCTGGCGGATTCGCTTATCATGATGGTAATACTCTCTGGAATTATAACCGCCATTTTGGTAATAGCTGAGCACCTCATCTGCTGTTAATCCAAAGATGAAGATATTTTCATCTCCTGCTTTTTCTTTTATCTCAATATTGGCTCCATCCAGTGTACCAACTGTCAAAGCGCCATTCATCATGAATTTCATATTCCCTGTACCTGACGCTTCCTTGCTTGCTGTAGAAATCTGCTCGCTGATATCTGCCGCGGGGAAAATTTCCTCCGCCAGCGAAACCCGGTAATTTTCAAGAAAGATAACTTTTAGAACATCACTTGTCTGCGGATCGTTGTTTACCTTTTCAGCAACAGTATTAATTAATTTGATGATTTTCTTTGCATAGTAATAGCCAGGGGAAGCTTTTGCTCCAAAAATAAAAGTCCGCGGGTGCATGCGGAAATTGGAATCTTCCTTCAGCCTGTTATATAAATGCATAACATGAAGAATATTTAACAGCTGGCGCTTATAAGCATGCAGACGCTTAACCTGAATGTCAAAAATGGAAGACGTATCAACCATAATTCCCTGCTGGTCCTGAATGCGCTTTGCCAATCTTTCCTTGTTCAATTGCTTAATCTGATGCAGCTGTCCAAGGAAAACACTATCATTCTTAAAATCTGCCAGCTCGCGGAGCTTTTCCGGTTCCCGAATCCAGCCTGCCCCAATGCTCTCATTAATAAGACCAGACAAAAGCGGATTGGCTTTCAGCAGCCATCTTCTATGTGTAATCCCATTGGTTTTATTATTAAATTTCTCAGGAAAAATTTCATAAAACTGATTCATTTCCCGCTTCTTTAAGATTTCTGTATGAAGGGCGGCAACACCATTAACGCTGGAGCTGCCGACAAGGGCAAGGTGTGCCATCTTAACCTGGCCGTGCGCGATAATCGCCATATAATCAATCCGCTTCCAGTCACCCGGAAATCTGTTCCAAAGTTCTCGGCAAAAGCGCTCATTGATTTCATTCACTATCATATAAATCCGGGGCAGCAAAGGCTGGAAAATGCGGACAGGCCATTTCTCCAAAGCCTCTGAAAGAGTTGTATGATTCGTATAAGCAATCGTCCGGACCGTAATATCCCAGGCTTCCTCCCAGCCCATTCCCTCTTCATCCAGCAGGATTCTCATAAGTTCAGGAATGGCAAGAACCGGATGTGTATCATTAATATGAATACTCACATATTCATGAAAATCTCTTAAACTAGTATGCTGCTTTCGATAGGAACGCACAATGGAGCGGATACTGGCCGAAACAAGAAAGTATTGCTGCTTCAGCCTCAGGATCTTCCCCTCATCATGGGTATCATCAGGATATAGAAACTCTGAAACAGATTCGGTTTCCCGCTTATATTTTAAAATATCATGATTTACAGGATAAGGAGACGGCTCAGCATTCCAAAGCCTTAGAGTGTTAATCGTATCTGTTTGATACCCAGCCACAGGCATATCGTAAGGAACAGCCGAAATGGTCTCAGCATTCACATGGCGGAACACAAGCCTTCCGTTGTCCTCTGCAGTTTCGACTTTGCCCCAAAAAGGAACTTCAATTGCCAGGTCTGCTTTTCGGACTTCCCAGACATGGCCATTCCGAAGCCACTGTTCCGGAAGCTCCACCTGATAGCCATCCACTATTTTCTGCTCAAATAGGCCATGCTTATAGCGAATTCCACAGCCATGTCCGGGAAGGTTTAAGGATGCCAGCGAGTCCATAAAACAAGCGGCCAGACGTCCCAGTCCCCCGTTTCCAAGCCCTGCATCTGCTTCGATTTCTTCAAGACGGTTGAGGTCAATGCCCAGATCTGCCAGGCCATCTTTTACAACCTGCTCAATTCCCAGGTTTATCAGATTATGATGAAGCAGGCGACCCAATAAAAACTCGATGGATAAGTAATATACCTGCTTTTCACGGTCGATGCGGTATCGCTCATTTGTATTAATCCACTCTGTGCTCACATGTTCCCTGATCATATTTCCGAGAGTGAAGTAGTGATCTCTTTCTGTGCTTTCGCCAAAGCTTTTTCCACAGGTCATCTCCAGTTTCTTCAGGAATTCCTCTTTAAACCCATCGCGATCAGAAAACATGGCTTTCACTCCTTGAAACAAGGCCTGCATATAGCTGATTGTATTTGAAAGCAGATTGTGCCCAGCTGTT
Above is a genomic segment from Cytobacillus sp. FSL H8-0458 containing:
- a CDS encoding glycogen/starch/alpha-glucan phosphorylase, with protein sequence MFSDRDGFKEEFLKKLEMTCGKSFGESTERDHYFTLGNMIREHVSTEWINTNERYRIDREKQVYYLSIEFLLGRLLHHNLINLGIEQVVKDGLADLGIDLNRLEEIEADAGLGNGGLGRLAACFMDSLASLNLPGHGCGIRYKHGLFEQKIVDGYQVELPEQWLRNGHVWEVRKADLAIEVPFWGKVETAEDNGRLVFRHVNAETISAVPYDMPVAGYQTDTINTLRLWNAEPSPYPVNHDILKYKRETESVSEFLYPDDTHDEGKILRLKQQYFLVSASIRSIVRSYRKQHTSLRDFHEYVSIHINDTHPVLAIPELMRILLDEEGMGWEEAWDITVRTIAYTNHTTLSEALEKWPVRIFQPLLPRIYMIVNEINERFCRELWNRFPGDWKRIDYMAIIAHGQVKMAHLALVGSSSVNGVAALHTEILKKREMNQFYEIFPEKFNNKTNGITHRRWLLKANPLLSGLINESIGAGWIREPEKLRELADFKNDSVFLGQLHQIKQLNKERLAKRIQDQQGIMVDTSSIFDIQVKRLHAYKRQLLNILHVMHLYNRLKEDSNFRMHPRTFIFGAKASPGYYYAKKIIKLINTVAEKVNNDPQTSDVLKVIFLENYRVSLAEEIFPAADISEQISTASKEASGTGNMKFMMNGALTVGTLDGANIEIKEKAGDENIFIFGLTADEVLSYYQNGGYNSREYYHHDKRIRQVTDQLVNGFFPDADDEFEPIFDSLLMENDQYFVLRDFASYVNIQKEAGMAYEDRDHWLKMSLMNIAGSGYFSSDRTISEYAREIWKIKPAGVQMMNK